The Collimonas sp. PA-H2 genome contains a region encoding:
- the ureC gene encoding urease subunit alpha has protein sequence MSKIARHAYAEMYGPTTGDRIRLADTELFIEIEKDYATYGEEVKFGGGKVIRDGMGQSQRMHRDVMDTVITNAVIVDHWGIVKADIGIKGGKIAAIGKAGNPDIQPDVTMVIGGATEIIAGEGKIVTAGGIDSHIHFICPQQMEEALMSGVTTMLGGGTGPAAGTAATTCTPGPWHLHAMLSAADAFPMNLGFLGKGNISLPGPLEEQVRAGAIGLKLHEDWGSTPAAIDNCLSVADRMDVQVAIHSDTLNEGGFLEHTLAAFQDRTIHTFHTEGAGGGHAPDIIAAVGNSNVLPSSTNPTRPFTVNTLDEHLDMLMVCHHLDAAIAEDVAFAESRIRRETIAAEDILHDIGAISMMSSDSQAMGRVGEVIMRTWQTAHKMKVQRGTLAEDSGGKADNFRVKRYIAKYTINPAITHGISHVVGSIEVGKIADLVLWKPAFFGVKPSTILKSGMIAAAQMGDPNASIPTPQPVHYRMMFGAYGGGLKTSLTFVSQAAYDDGIGERLKLNKPVVAIKDVRHLRKHHMIHNSATPHMEVNPETYEVRADGELLVCEPASVLPMAQRYFLF, from the coding sequence ATGAGCAAAATTGCGAGACACGCCTATGCCGAAATGTACGGGCCGACCACCGGCGACCGTATCCGCCTGGCCGATACCGAACTCTTCATCGAAATCGAAAAAGACTATGCCACCTACGGCGAAGAAGTTAAATTCGGCGGCGGCAAGGTGATCCGCGACGGCATGGGCCAATCGCAGCGCATGCACCGTGACGTCATGGACACGGTGATCACCAACGCCGTCATCGTCGACCACTGGGGCATCGTCAAGGCCGACATCGGCATCAAGGGCGGCAAGATCGCCGCCATCGGCAAGGCCGGCAATCCCGACATCCAGCCGGACGTCACCATGGTGATCGGCGGCGCCACCGAGATCATCGCCGGCGAAGGCAAGATCGTCACCGCCGGCGGCATCGATTCGCACATCCATTTCATCTGCCCGCAGCAGATGGAAGAGGCCCTGATGAGCGGCGTCACCACCATGCTCGGCGGCGGCACCGGCCCGGCGGCAGGTACCGCCGCCACCACCTGCACACCCGGCCCCTGGCATCTGCATGCGATGCTGTCGGCCGCCGATGCCTTCCCGATGAACCTGGGTTTCCTCGGCAAGGGCAACATCAGCCTGCCGGGGCCGCTGGAAGAACAGGTGCGCGCCGGCGCCATCGGCCTCAAGCTGCATGAAGACTGGGGCTCGACCCCGGCCGCCATCGACAACTGCCTGAGCGTGGCCGACCGCATGGATGTGCAGGTGGCGATCCACAGCGACACCCTGAACGAAGGCGGTTTCCTGGAGCATACGCTGGCGGCGTTCCAGGACCGCACCATCCATACCTTCCATACTGAAGGCGCCGGCGGCGGCCATGCGCCGGACATCATCGCCGCGGTCGGCAACAGCAATGTGCTGCCCTCTTCCACCAACCCGACCCGGCCGTTTACCGTCAACACCCTGGACGAGCATCTCGACATGCTGATGGTTTGCCATCACCTGGATGCGGCGATCGCGGAAGACGTGGCCTTCGCCGAATCGCGCATCCGGCGCGAGACCATCGCCGCCGAAGACATCCTGCACGATATCGGCGCCATCAGCATGATGTCGTCCGACTCGCAAGCCATGGGACGGGTCGGCGAAGTCATCATGCGCACCTGGCAGACCGCGCACAAGATGAAGGTCCAGCGCGGCACGCTGGCCGAGGACAGCGGCGGCAAGGCCGACAATTTCCGCGTCAAGCGCTACATCGCCAAGTACACCATCAATCCCGCCATCACCCATGGCATCTCGCATGTGGTGGGATCGATCGAGGTCGGCAAGATCGCCGACCTGGTGCTGTGGAAGCCGGCTTTCTTCGGCGTCAAGCCATCCACCATCCTGAAGAGCGGCATGATCGCCGCAGCCCAGATGGGCGATCCGAACGCCTCCATCCCGACCCCGCAGCCGGTGCATTACCGCATGATGTTCGGCGCCTACGGCGGCGGCCTCAAGACTTCGCTTACCTTCGTTTCGCAAGCCGCGTATGACGACGGCATAGGCGAACGCCTGAAGCTGAACAAGCCGGTAGTGGCGATCAAGGACGTGCGCCATCTGCGCAAGCATCACATGATCCACAACAGCGCCACGCCGCACATGGAAGTCAATCCGGAAACCTATGAAGTGCGGGCCGACGGCGAGCTGCTGGTGTGCGAACCTGCCAGCGTGCTGCCGATGGCGCAGCGTTATTTCCTGTTCTGA
- a CDS encoding DUF1326 domain-containing protein, whose product MSYHLEGRLLEVCNCNVLCPCWIGEDPDNGTCDTIVAWRIDKGMVDGVDVGGNTIAAVAHVPGNILLGNWTAAIYVDDQASKAQEEALLKVYTGKAGGPVAELAALIGEVVSVERAPIRFNVNAGKGELTIGNNYYAELEPYLGATGGQTTLSDTVFSTVPGAPVFVGKAPVYRSKNAALGIDLNIKNHNALQSTFVFDA is encoded by the coding sequence ATGAGCTATCACCTGGAAGGTCGCCTGCTTGAGGTTTGCAATTGCAATGTCCTGTGTCCCTGCTGGATCGGCGAAGATCCTGACAACGGCACCTGCGACACTATCGTCGCCTGGCGCATAGACAAGGGAATGGTCGACGGCGTCGATGTGGGCGGCAACACCATCGCGGCCGTGGCACATGTGCCCGGCAATATTCTGCTAGGCAACTGGACTGCCGCCATCTACGTCGACGACCAGGCCTCCAAAGCGCAGGAAGAGGCGCTGCTGAAGGTCTACACCGGCAAGGCTGGCGGACCGGTGGCCGAGCTCGCCGCACTGATTGGCGAGGTGGTGTCGGTAGAGCGCGCGCCGATACGCTTCAACGTGAACGCCGGCAAGGGTGAACTCACAATCGGCAACAACTACTACGCCGAACTCGAGCCCTATCTCGGTGCGACCGGCGGCCAGACTACCCTCTCCGATACCGTGTTCTCGACGGTGCCGGGAGCGCCGGTGTTCGTCGGCAAGGCCCCGGTCTATCGATCCAAGAACGCGGCCCTCGGCATCGATCTCAACATCAAGAACCACAACGCCTTGCAGAGCACCTTCGTCTTCGACGCATGA
- a CDS encoding isoprenylcysteine carboxylmethyltransferase family protein — protein MDYWQGWLFMAVFVGASCAVTVYLAINDPELLERRMSAGPTAEKELTQKVVMLIAMTGFIALIVVPALDHRFGWSPAPPHVSLAGDVLIGFSFLLVFMVFKANTYAASTIQIAQGQQVISSGPYALVRHPMYAGSLPLLIGMPLALGSWLGLIVLLLFMPALIWRLLDEEKFLRKNLAGYADYCQKVRYRLLPYIW, from the coding sequence TTGGACTATTGGCAGGGATGGCTGTTCATGGCGGTCTTCGTAGGTGCGTCCTGCGCCGTCACGGTATATCTCGCAATAAATGATCCGGAACTCCTTGAACGGCGCATGAGCGCGGGGCCGACGGCTGAGAAGGAGCTTACGCAAAAAGTCGTGATGCTGATTGCAATGACGGGATTCATTGCCTTGATTGTTGTTCCCGCCCTCGATCATCGTTTCGGCTGGTCGCCGGCGCCGCCCCATGTGTCGCTGGCGGGAGATGTGCTGATCGGATTCAGCTTCCTGCTGGTGTTCATGGTGTTCAAGGCCAACACCTACGCCGCATCGACGATCCAGATCGCACAAGGGCAGCAGGTCATTTCTAGCGGGCCGTACGCGCTGGTGCGGCATCCGATGTATGCCGGCTCGCTGCCGCTGCTGATCGGCATGCCGCTGGCGCTGGGCTCGTGGCTGGGACTGATCGTGCTGCTGCTGTTCATGCCTGCGCTCATCTGGCGGTTGCTGGATGAGGAAAAATTCTTGCGGAAGAACCTGGCGGGATATGCGGACTATTGCCAAAAAGTCCGCTATCGTCTGCTGCCATATATCTGGTAG
- a CDS encoding urease accessory protein UreD, which produces MDNLTVLTLPDSLPAEQFHNSSNQAWLSLTFADDQGTTRLLDRAHYGPLRVQKALYPEHPSICHAIIVHPPGGVVGGDELTIKASVGERAHAFLTTPGAAKWYQANGKVSQQQVRLQVADGAALEWLPQETIFFDRAEVALEHQVELQGEARYIGGEILCFGRTASGESFNSGRISQQTSIRRDGKLLWFEQGALGGGSAAMQSRLGLADCTVCATLIVAGKIFPGSFVQQLRDCARQLSDGRASVGASQVKSVLVLRHLGHSSELARQWMMQAWQMLRPELLGHAAHIPRIWNT; this is translated from the coding sequence ATGGATAATCTAACTGTTCTGACGCTGCCGGACTCGCTGCCGGCTGAACAATTTCACAACAGCTCCAACCAGGCCTGGCTGTCGCTCACCTTCGCTGACGATCAGGGCACCACGCGCTTGCTGGATCGTGCCCATTACGGTCCCTTGCGCGTGCAAAAAGCGCTGTATCCCGAGCACCCGTCGATCTGCCACGCCATCATCGTCCATCCGCCCGGCGGCGTGGTCGGCGGTGACGAACTGACAATCAAGGCCAGCGTCGGCGAGCGCGCCCATGCTTTCCTGACAACGCCGGGCGCCGCCAAATGGTACCAGGCCAACGGCAAAGTCTCGCAGCAGCAGGTGCGCCTGCAGGTTGCCGACGGAGCCGCGCTGGAATGGCTACCACAGGAAACCATTTTTTTCGACCGTGCCGAAGTCGCGCTGGAACACCAGGTCGAGCTGCAGGGCGAGGCCCGCTATATCGGCGGCGAGATCCTGTGCTTCGGCCGCACCGCCTCGGGCGAATCGTTCAACAGCGGCCGCATCTCGCAGCAGACCAGCATCCGCCGCGATGGCAAATTACTATGGTTTGAACAAGGCGCGCTGGGCGGCGGCAGCGCCGCCATGCAGAGCCGGCTGGGATTGGCGGATTGCACGGTGTGCGCCACCCTGATAGTGGCCGGCAAGATATTCCCCGGCAGCTTTGTGCAGCAACTGCGCGACTGCGCCAGACAGTTGTCGGACGGCCGCGCCAGCGTCGGCGCCAGCCAGGTGAAATCGGTGCTGGTATTGCGTCACCTGGGACATTCCAGCGAGCTGGCCAGACAATGGATGATGCAGGCCTGGCAAATGCTGCGTCCAGAACTATTGGGGCATGCAGCGCATATACCGCGTATCTGGAACACTTGA
- a CDS encoding HupE/UreJ family protein, which translates to MSHFSARTCGRLSALAVAVLGVSSALAHPGHPDAFGFNDGFAHPFSGLDHLLAMLAVGLWAAQNKRSALWVLPLTFPLMMVAGALLALAGVTLSGVETGIAASVAVLGLLIAFAVRMPVWASAAVVSVFALFHGYAHGSELPHGASALWYGAGFVAATALLHLSGLAIGLVAGQKMAAQAVRVGGIAIAAVGGYLLSGVL; encoded by the coding sequence ATGTCCCATTTTTCAGCCAGAACCTGCGGCCGCCTCAGCGCCTTAGCCGTTGCCGTACTTGGCGTCAGCTCTGCCCTGGCCCATCCCGGCCATCCCGACGCCTTCGGCTTCAACGACGGCTTCGCCCATCCGTTCAGCGGCCTCGACCATTTGCTGGCGATGCTGGCAGTCGGCCTGTGGGCTGCGCAAAACAAGCGCTCCGCGCTGTGGGTATTGCCGCTGACGTTTCCTCTGATGATGGTGGCAGGCGCCTTGCTGGCGTTGGCCGGCGTGACGCTGTCGGGCGTGGAAACCGGCATCGCTGCTTCGGTCGCCGTGCTCGGCCTGCTGATTGCCTTCGCCGTCCGCATGCCGGTGTGGGCCAGCGCCGCCGTGGTGTCGGTATTCGCCTTGTTCCATGGCTATGCCCACGGCAGCGAATTGCCGCATGGCGCATCGGCGCTCTGGTACGGCGCCGGCTTTGTCGCCGCCACCGCCCTACTGCATCTGTCCGGCCTGGCGATCGGCCTGGTCGCCGGCCAGAAGATGGCGGCGCAGGCGGTGCGCGTGGGCGGCATTGCCATTGCAGCGGTCGGCGGCTACCTGCTGAGCGGGGTGCTCTAA
- the ureE gene encoding urease accessory protein UreE gives MLILNTKVEHADLIEGELILPYDLREKSRLRAVLSSGEEVGVFTVRGTVLRHGDLIKGADDSGRQRVVKVLAAAETTYRIECQNPHDLLRCAFHLGNRHTQAHVGDGFLRIRKDPVLREMLEGLQAKVTEELAAFEPESGAYGHGSGSHHHHHDSLLAPVPLRQKIHRPGDDAGS, from the coding sequence ATGTTAATCCTCAACACCAAAGTAGAACACGCCGACCTAATCGAAGGCGAACTGATCCTGCCCTACGACCTGCGTGAAAAGAGCCGCCTGCGCGCCGTCCTCAGCAGCGGCGAGGAAGTCGGCGTGTTCACCGTGCGCGGCACGGTGCTGCGCCATGGCGACCTGATCAAGGGCGCGGACGACAGCGGCAGGCAGCGCGTGGTCAAGGTGCTGGCGGCTGCCGAGACCACTTATCGCATCGAATGCCAGAATCCGCATGACCTGCTGCGCTGCGCTTTCCACCTGGGCAACCGCCACACGCAGGCACACGTCGGCGACGGCTTCCTGCGCATACGCAAGGACCCTGTGCTGAGGGAAATGCTGGAAGGCTTGCAGGCCAAGGTGACCGAAGAACTGGCGGCCTTCGAGCCGGAGTCTGGCGCTTATGGACACGGCAGTGGCAGCCATCATCACCATCACGACAGCCTGCTGGCGCCGGTGCCGCTACGCCAGAAAATCCATCGCCCTGGCGATGACGCCGGTAGCTGA
- a CDS encoding glutaredoxin domain-containing protein gives MTRNVLDEAQIHPAIRQTITDKNADIVHEVQEAIANNKVVVVGMTQNPFPRKARKALDAISASYKYLEYGSYLGQWKRRNALKMWTGWPTFPMIFVKGVLVGGANDLQSLIDSGEFARMIAD, from the coding sequence ATGACCCGCAACGTGCTCGACGAAGCCCAGATCCACCCCGCCATCCGCCAAACCATCACCGACAAGAATGCCGACATCGTCCACGAAGTACAGGAAGCCATCGCCAACAACAAGGTGGTGGTGGTCGGCATGACGCAAAACCCTTTTCCGCGCAAGGCACGCAAAGCGCTAGATGCAATTTCCGCTTCCTATAAATACCTTGAATACGGCAGCTACCTCGGCCAGTGGAAGCGCCGCAATGCCCTCAAGATGTGGACCGGCTGGCCGACTTTCCCGATGATATTCGTGAAGGGCGTGCTGGTGGGCGGTGCAAACGACTTGCAAAGCCTGATCGATAGCGGCGAATTTGCGCGGATGATTGCCGACTGA
- a CDS encoding urease subunit beta gives MIPGEMQIQAGDIELNVGRRVHAVTVANSGDRPIQIGSHFHFYEVNPALLFEREDAYGMRLNIAAGTAVRFEPGQKRTVELVDLAGDRIVYGFNGKVMGALTKRVKS, from the coding sequence ATGATCCCAGGAGAAATGCAGATCCAGGCCGGCGACATCGAACTCAATGTCGGCCGCCGCGTGCACGCTGTCACGGTAGCCAACAGCGGCGACCGGCCGATCCAGATCGGTTCGCACTTTCATTTTTACGAAGTCAACCCGGCCTTGCTGTTCGAGCGCGAGGACGCCTATGGCATGCGGCTCAATATCGCCGCCGGCACCGCGGTGCGTTTCGAACCGGGCCAGAAGCGTACGGTGGAACTGGTGGATCTGGCGGGCGACCGCATCGTCTACGGATTCAACGGCAAGGTCATGGGTGCATTGACGAAACGAGTGAAATCATGA
- the ureG gene encoding urease accessory protein UreG translates to MSTSSTSNPLRVGIGGPVGSGKTALCEMLCKGMRDHYDMAVITNDIYTKEDMEILLRADALPAERLMGVETGGCPHTAIREDASINLEAIARMSADFPNLDLILLESGGDNLAATFSPELSDLTIYVIDVAGGEKIPRKGGPGITRSDLLIINKTDLAPYVGANLDVMAHDAKRMRGERPFIFTNLRSGDGVEQVIAFIRRQGLLDQPK, encoded by the coding sequence ATGAGCACTTCCTCCACCTCCAATCCTCTGCGCGTCGGCATCGGCGGCCCGGTCGGTTCCGGCAAGACCGCGCTGTGCGAAATGCTGTGCAAGGGCATGCGCGACCACTACGACATGGCGGTCATCACCAACGACATCTACACCAAGGAAGACATGGAAATCCTGCTGCGCGCCGATGCGCTGCCGGCGGAACGCCTGATGGGAGTGGAGACCGGCGGCTGCCCGCACACCGCCATCCGCGAAGACGCCTCGATCAACCTGGAAGCGATCGCGCGCATGAGCGCTGACTTCCCCAACCTGGACCTGATCCTGCTGGAATCCGGCGGCGACAACCTGGCCGCCACCTTCAGTCCGGAGCTGTCGGACCTGACCATCTACGTGATCGACGTCGCCGGCGGCGAAAAAATCCCGCGCAAGGGCGGCCCCGGCATTACCCGCTCCGATCTGCTGATCATCAACAAGACCGACCTCGCGCCCTATGTCGGCGCCAATCTGGACGTGATGGCGCACGACGCCAAAAGAATGCGCGGCGAGCGGCCCTTCATTTTCACCAACCTGCGCAGCGGCGACGGCGTCGAGCAAGTGATCGCTTTCATCCGCAGGCAAGGGCTGCTTGATCAACCTAAATAA
- a CDS encoding GNAT family N-acetyltransferase produces the protein MSQFPIIETQRTVLTILHPEQAHLLLAYHLENKDHLAPWEPARDSSFYTAVSCRLRCESAYQAYLDGNAANFIALERESNKMIAGCNFTNIVRGPLQGCYLGYSVHQEFEGKGLMHEVAAAAIQYVFDELGLHRIMANHLPSNLRSQKLLGKLGFEREGYAKAYLKIAGKWEDMVLNSLINSKT, from the coding sequence ATGTCCCAGTTTCCAATAATTGAAACCCAAAGAACTGTTCTGACCATCCTGCATCCCGAACAGGCGCACCTTTTACTCGCCTACCACCTGGAAAACAAGGACCATCTGGCGCCATGGGAACCGGCAAGAGACAGCAGCTTTTATACTGCTGTCTCTTGCCGCCTGCGTTGCGAATCGGCTTATCAAGCATACCTGGATGGCAATGCCGCGAATTTCATCGCGCTTGAACGCGAGTCAAACAAAATGATCGCCGGCTGCAATTTCACAAATATCGTCAGAGGCCCGTTACAGGGATGTTACCTGGGGTATTCAGTGCATCAAGAGTTCGAAGGCAAAGGACTGATGCATGAGGTCGCGGCGGCGGCGATACAGTACGTATTCGATGAGCTCGGACTACATCGCATAATGGCGAATCATTTGCCATCTAATCTGAGAAGCCAGAAATTGCTAGGCAAGTTGGGATTCGAGCGCGAGGGTTATGCCAAGGCATATTTGAAAATTGCTGGGAAATGGGAAGATATGGTGCTCAACTCTCTCATCAATTCGAAAACATAA
- a CDS encoding pirin family protein, translating into MTSSIAYRIPGRARDLGELVVRRVLPAGHHQSVGPFLFFDHMGPVTFASGQGIDVRPHPHIGLATVTYLFEGAIRHRDSLGNDQEIIPGDVNWMTAGRGIVHTERTPDAQRADGWRLHGIQTWVALPLADEECAPAFAHHPAASLPLIQGEGYQLRVIAGRAFGHEAPVKISSPTLYVAAEMSAGAQFTLAPEYPQQAVYVASGSVTLDGEALELGVLAVLQPGVAVNIVAGEAAQVMLLGGEPIDGPRSIWWNFVASRPELIETAKQNWREQRFDPVPGDPEWIPLPEA; encoded by the coding sequence ATGACTTCATCGATTGCCTACCGCATTCCGGGACGCGCCCGCGACCTCGGCGAACTGGTGGTGCGCCGCGTGCTGCCTGCCGGCCACCACCAGAGCGTCGGCCCGTTCCTGTTTTTCGACCACATGGGGCCGGTCACATTCGCCAGCGGCCAGGGCATAGACGTGCGGCCGCATCCGCATATCGGCCTGGCCACCGTCACCTATCTGTTCGAAGGTGCAATCCGCCATCGCGACAGCCTCGGCAACGACCAGGAAATCATTCCCGGCGACGTCAACTGGATGACCGCCGGCCGCGGCATCGTCCATACCGAACGCACGCCAGACGCGCAACGCGCTGACGGCTGGCGCCTGCACGGCATCCAGACCTGGGTGGCGCTGCCGCTGGCCGATGAAGAATGCGCGCCGGCCTTTGCCCATCACCCGGCCGCCAGCCTGCCCTTGATCCAGGGCGAAGGCTACCAGCTGCGCGTGATCGCCGGCCGCGCCTTCGGCCATGAGGCCCCGGTCAAGATCAGTTCGCCGACCTTGTACGTGGCCGCTGAAATGAGCGCCGGCGCGCAATTCACGCTGGCGCCAGAATATCCGCAGCAAGCCGTATATGTCGCCAGCGGCAGCGTCACCCTTGACGGCGAAGCGCTGGAACTGGGCGTGCTGGCGGTATTGCAGCCGGGCGTAGCGGTAAACATCGTTGCCGGCGAAGCGGCCCAGGTCATGCTGCTGGGCGGCGAGCCCATCGACGGCCCGCGCTCGATCTGGTGGAATTTCGTCGCCAGCAGACCTGAACTGATCGAGACCGCCAAGCAGAACTGGCGCGAGCAGCGTTTCGACCCGGTGCCGGGCGATCCTGAATGGATTCCACTGCCGGAAGCCTGA
- a CDS encoding DUF695 domain-containing protein, whose translation MPHPATMPLFSRFTEKLVNGEPSNPYLEMAVTVFVVAALMVFIARFTCPLLRTLLSKFRPKMMGNNKSHHFLCSALLALLMITDAYAEMWSLAVSKHRSDDRVIIFRYISEFAPNFDRAAKPARIILLWKYASDRGMPSTAEQARMNDLENLLQPVIESDDRANLVLVSTGNNLREWTYYAKSEKQFIAAINQALAGKPPFPIEIHSAADPQWSSYETLIKKVK comes from the coding sequence ATGCCGCATCCAGCAACGATGCCACTGTTCTCCCGCTTTACAGAAAAGCTGGTAAACGGCGAACCGTCAAACCCATACCTTGAAATGGCCGTGACGGTTTTTGTGGTTGCGGCTTTGATGGTGTTCATCGCCAGATTCACGTGCCCCTTGTTGCGGACGCTGCTGTCTAAATTCCGACCAAAAATGATGGGCAATAATAAGTCGCACCACTTCCTTTGCAGCGCCTTGCTGGCGCTGCTGATGATCACGGATGCTTACGCCGAGATGTGGTCGCTCGCGGTATCGAAGCACCGGAGCGATGACCGGGTTATCATTTTCCGATACATATCCGAGTTTGCGCCGAACTTTGACCGGGCAGCAAAGCCGGCCCGCATTATCCTGCTCTGGAAATATGCCTCCGACAGAGGAATGCCATCGACCGCTGAACAGGCCAGGATGAATGACCTGGAAAATCTGCTTCAGCCGGTGATAGAAAGCGATGACAGGGCCAACCTGGTCCTGGTTTCGACCGGGAACAATCTCAGGGAATGGACATACTATGCAAAATCGGAAAAACAGTTTATCGCAGCGATAAACCAAGCCCTCGCCGGAAAGCCGCCATTTCCCATTGAAATTCATAGCGCCGCCGATCCACAATGGTCAAGCTATGAAACATTGATAAAGAAGGTGAAATAG
- the urtE gene encoding urea ABC transporter ATP-binding subunit UrtE gives MLNVDQLNQYYGSSHTLRGISLSLEKGKCLALLGRNGVGKTTLLKCLMGVLPSASGKIMLEGRDITSLKPHQRAALGIAYVPQGREIFARLSVEENLLMGMATKSGKQALLIKEEVYELFPVLKEMLQRRGGDLSGGQQQQLAIARALLAEPKLIILDEPTEGIQPSIIKDIGRVIRLLRERGNIGILLCEQYFDFARDLADNFVVLSRGEVVAAGSQAAMDDDSVKRHLAV, from the coding sequence ATGTTAAACGTCGACCAACTGAATCAATACTACGGCTCCTCGCACACCTTGCGCGGCATTTCGCTGTCACTGGAAAAAGGCAAGTGCCTGGCCCTGCTCGGCCGCAACGGCGTCGGCAAGACCACCCTGCTGAAATGCCTGATGGGCGTGCTGCCCAGCGCCAGCGGCAAGATCATGCTGGAAGGGCGCGACATCACCAGCCTGAAGCCGCACCAGCGCGCCGCGCTGGGGATTGCCTACGTGCCGCAGGGACGCGAAATATTCGCCCGCCTGTCGGTGGAAGAAAACCTGCTGATGGGCATGGCCACAAAATCCGGCAAGCAAGCCTTGCTGATCAAGGAAGAAGTGTATGAGCTGTTCCCTGTGCTGAAGGAAATGCTGCAGCGGCGCGGCGGCGACCTCTCCGGCGGCCAGCAGCAACAGCTGGCGATCGCGCGCGCCCTGCTGGCGGAACCCAAGCTGATCATCCTGGACGAACCGACCGAAGGCATCCAGCCCTCCATCATCAAGGATATCGGCCGCGTGATCCGGCTGCTGCGCGAACGCGGCAACATCGGCATCCTGCTGTGTGAGCAGTATTTCGATTTCGCGCGCGACCTGGCGGACAATTTCGTAGTGCTGTCGCGCGGCGAGGTGGTGGCTGCCGGCAGCCAGGCAGCCATGGACGACGACAGCGTGAAACGACACTTGGCGGTATAG
- a CDS encoding urease subunit gamma, giving the protein MDLTPREKDKLLIFTAALLAERRLARGLKLNYPEAIALISAAIMEGARDGKSVAELMSHGSKILTRADVMDGIAEMIPDIQVEATFPDGSKLVTVHHPIP; this is encoded by the coding sequence ATGGATCTGACGCCAAGAGAAAAGGACAAGCTGCTGATTTTCACGGCTGCCCTGCTGGCCGAGCGGCGCTTGGCGCGCGGCCTGAAACTGAACTATCCGGAAGCCATCGCCCTGATCAGCGCCGCCATCATGGAAGGCGCGCGCGACGGCAAGAGCGTGGCCGAACTGATGTCCCATGGCAGCAAGATACTGACCCGGGCCGACGTCATGGACGGCATCGCCGAAATGATTCCCGACATCCAGGTCGAAGCCACCTTCCCCGACGGCAGCAAGCTAGTCACCGTGCATCACCCGATTCCATAG
- a CDS encoding urease accessory protein UreF, whose protein sequence is MQPTALLHLLQLASPSLPIGAYSYSQGLESAIDKGWVKDAASAHGWICEHLQQVVALFEAPVTWRLLQAFEQRDGAAVQLWTERFIAARDSAEFRAETIQMGYSLGKLAIELQIGDAALLAILQAQPELPLPTAYAYAAVALRVPLQAALLGMLFSWAENQVLVCVKTIPLGQVAGQRLLLSLQAELQLAAERAQRLADHELCNWAPGLSLLSMQHEEQYSRLYRS, encoded by the coding sequence ATGCAGCCGACCGCACTGCTCCACCTGCTGCAACTGGCCAGCCCGTCGCTGCCGATAGGCGCGTACAGCTATTCGCAAGGGCTGGAGAGCGCCATCGACAAAGGCTGGGTCAAGGATGCGGCATCGGCGCATGGCTGGATCTGCGAACATTTGCAGCAAGTAGTTGCACTGTTTGAAGCACCCGTGACATGGCGTCTGCTGCAGGCCTTTGAGCAGCGCGACGGCGCCGCCGTACAGCTTTGGACTGAACGCTTCATCGCCGCCCGCGACAGCGCCGAGTTCCGCGCCGAAACCATACAGATGGGCTATTCGCTGGGCAAGCTTGCGATCGAATTGCAGATCGGCGACGCCGCTCTGCTGGCCATTCTGCAGGCGCAGCCGGAACTGCCGCTGCCGACCGCCTACGCTTATGCAGCAGTAGCCTTGCGGGTGCCGCTTCAGGCCGCTTTGCTGGGCATGCTGTTTTCCTGGGCGGAAAACCAGGTGCTGGTATGCGTCAAGACCATCCCGCTTGGCCAGGTCGCCGGCCAGCGCCTGCTGCTGTCCTTGCAGGCGGAACTGCAGTTGGCCGCAGAGCGCGCGCAGCGGCTGGCCGATCACGAATTATGCAACTGGGCGCCCGGCCTGTCGCTGCTGTCGATGCAGCATGAAGAACAATACAGCCGCCTGTATCGATCCTGA